In Sphaerisporangium krabiense, the DNA window CCCCCAAATCCGGCTAAATCAGCATATATACCACCAAACCACCTACCCCGATCAGTGTCGCCCCGGAACAGAGGGGTACGGCTTAGCGGTACACGAAGGATCCGCCGCGGGCGCGAAGGCGGCGCCCGGCGGATCGCATCGAGAACCACCCGGCCATGTGAGGTTCACATGAGCGAAGCAGAACACCACAACGCCCACCGCTGGGCCGGCGTCCTCGGATGGGTCAGCGCCGGCCTGGGCGTCCTGCAGGTCGCCGCGCCCGACACCGTCGTCCGGGTGATCGGCGCCGGGGACAGGCCGTGGGCCCGCCGCGTGGTGCGGCTGATCGGCCTGCGGGAGCTGTTCCATGCGGCCGTCCTGCTCGGGAGCCGCAGACCGGCCCCCCTGGTGTGGACCCGCGTGGCGGGCGACGCCATGGACCTGGCCCTGCTGGGCCGCCTGATGGCCGAGCGCGAGGACGGCGGACGGCGGCGCCTCGCCGCGAGCACCGCCGCCGTAACCGGCATCACCTTCGCCGACATCGTCACCGCGGTGCGCGGCGGCCACGAGCCGGGCCTTCCGCCGCACCGCCTCACCAACCTGCGCGCGGCCATCACCGTCAACCGGCCGCGCCGGGAGGTCTACCGGTTCTGGCGCGACATCGAGAACCTTCCGCGCTTCATGATCCACCTGGAGTCGGTGGAGCCGATCGCGGGCGGATACTCGCACTGGAGGGCCAAGGGCCCCGCCCACAAGAGCGTCGAGTGGGACGCCGAGATCATCGAGGACCAGACCGAGCAGCTGATCGCCTGGCGGTCGGTCGAGGGCGCCACCGTGCGCAACCGGGGCTCGGTGCGCTTCACCGACGCCCCCGGCGGGCGCGGCACCGAGGTCCGGGTGGACATCGACTACGACCCGCCCGCGGGCAAGGTCGGCCTCGCCTTCGCCCGGCTGCTCGGCGAGCACCCCCAGCAGCAGGTGTGCGACGACCTGCGCCGGTTCAAGCAGGTCATGGAGACCGGCGAGGTGGCCCGCTCGGAAGGCAGCCCCGAGGGCACCCGCGCCCGGCGGCAGCTCTTCCAGCGCCCCGCGCAGCCGGTCAGGTGAGGGAGGGAACCATGAAAGCCAACTGCTGGATGGGGCGCAACACGGTCGAGGTCCAGGACGTCCCCGACCCCGGAATTCTCAACCCGAGGGATGCCGTCGTCCGCATCACCTCCAGCGCGATCTGCGGCTCCGACCTGCACCTGTACGACGGCTTCGTCCCGACCATGAAGAAGGGCGACGTCCTCGGCCACGAGTTCATGGGCGAGGTCGTCGAGGTCGGCCCCGGGGTCACCACCCTGCGGGTGGGCGACCGGGTCGTGGTGCCGTTCCCGATCTCCTGCGGCGGGTGCCTGGCCTGCGAGAACGGGCTGTTCTCCGTGTGCGAGAACTCCAACCCGAACGCGGGCATGGCCGAGAAGCTCCTCGGCCACTCCCCGGCGGGCATCTTCGGCTACTCCCACATGCTCGGCGGCTACCCCGGAGGCCAGGCGCAGTACGCCCGGGTGCCGTTCGCCGACGTCGGGCCGATCGTGGTCGACGACGACCTGCCCGATGAAAAGGTGCTGTTCCTGTCCGACATCCTCCCGACCGGCTGGATGGGCGCCGAGATGTGCGAGATCAAGCCGGGCGACGTGATCGCCGTGTGGGGCGCGGGCCCCGTGGGGCAGTTCGCGGTCGCGAGCGCCCTGCTCATGGGCGCCGAACGGGTGATCTGCATCGACCGCTTCTCCTACCGGCTCCAGATCGCCGCGCGCGCGGGCGCGGAGACGATCAACTACGAGCAGACCGACGTCTTGGACGCGCTGCGCGACATGACCGCGGGCCGGGGGCCGGACGCGTGCATCGACGCCGTGGGCATGGAGGCGCACTACCCCGTCCCGGCCGTCCACGCCTACGACCGGGCCAAGCAGGCGACCCGGGCCGAGACCGACCGGCCGTACGCGCTGCGGGAGGCGATCCTGGCCTGCCGCAACGGCGGCGTCGTCTCGGTGATCGGCGTCTACGCGGGGCTGATCGACAAGTTCCCGATGGGGTCGTTCATGAACCGGTCCCTGACGCTGCGGACGGGCCAGTGCCACGTCCAGCGGTACATGGAGCCGCTGCTGGCGAGGATCAGGGAGGGGGCGCTCGACCCCAGCTTCGTGATCACCCACCACCTGGACCTGGAGGACGCCCCGCGCGGATACGAGATGTTCAAGCACAAGGAGAACGAGTGCAACAAGGTCGTCCTGCACCCCTGGTGACCGGGACGCTGCGGCCCGCCGCCGGGTGAGGCGCGGGCATGGACATGGGCACAGGCACGGTGGAATCGACTTTCCCGTCGGTTCCACCGTCTTTTCGATCCCACCTCCCGTGGTCGCATGACGGCGGCGCGTGGCCGTCGTCGCGGACACGACCTTAGACCACAGGTCGGAGATCCACCGTCCGATCACCCTGATGACCAGGGGCTATGCAAAGCCATCGTCAGGCTCTGGTCTAAAAGAATCTTCGTTCTGGTATGGCCACAGCCCCCTTTGGACACCTAGCGTTCAGACACGGCACCACGAGCGGGAGGTGAGGGCCTTGTCCATCGAAGGATCCACCGACAGGACCGCCGAGACCCGTGCCCGCCTCCTCGACCTCATCGACTCGCTCCCGGCCGGGGAGCGCATTCCCTCCGAGCGCGAACTGGCGGAACGCTGGGGCGTCGCCCGGATGACCCTCCGCAAGGCGATCGACCGCCTCGTCCTGGACAGCCTGCTGGAGCGCAGGCACCGGCGGGGCACCTACACCTGCAGGCCCCGGGTGCCGCGGCACCTGACCATCTCCTCGTTCACCGAGGAGATGACCCGTCGCGGCGTCCAGGCGAGCAGCCGCATGCTGGCACTGAAGCGCACTCGCGCGAGCGTCGAGGTGTCCAGGCGGCTCCGCGTCCCCGAAGGGGAGCCGGTGATCCGTTTCACCCGATTACGGCTCGGTGACGGCGAACCGGTGGCGATCGAGACCAACTACGTGCCGGCGGTCCTGTTCCCCGGCCTGACCGAGGCGGACCTGGACGGGTCGTGGTACGCGGTGATGTCGCGCAGGTACGGCATCGACATCATCGCCGGAACCGCGCAGGTCCAACCGGCGCTCCCCGACGAGCGCACCGCCGAACTGCTCGGCATCCCGCCGGGCCAGCCCTGCTTCAGCATCCTCACCGTGGTCCGGGACCGCAACGGACGGGTCGTCGAGTACGGCGACTCCGTCTACCGCGGCGATTACTACACCATCACGGTCGAGCTCCTCCCTACGGTCGAGGCGCGAGGCGCCCCCCGTCCCCCCCACTGAACCTCATAGCAAGACCTGGAGGGATCCATGCCCAGGTATCGCCATTACCGGCGTCTCTCGGTGATCGCCGCCACCCTCGTCGTCGGAGCCGGGATGACCGCCGCGTGCGGCGGCGGCGACGGCGGCGGCGGCGACGGCGCCTCGACCGGCACGGTGAAGCTCAGCTTCTGGACCCACACCCACCCGCCGATGATCGACCTCAACAAGAAGCTCATCGCCGAGTACGAGAAGAGCCACCCGAACGTCAAGATCGAGTACCAGACGATCCCGAACACCGAGTTCGGCACCAAGATGCTCACCTCGCTCAGCACGGGAGCGGGGCCGGACATCATCAACATGGACGACAACGCGCTGCGCGGCGAGTACATCCCCAAGAACCTGCTCGCGCCGGTCGACCCGGCCGGGTTCGGCAAGTCGTCGGCCGCCGAGATCGAGGGCGGCTACGTGCCCGGCACGCTGGACGGGGCCAAGGACGCCAAGGGCACGCTGTACGGGGTGCCGAGCGAGTTCAACGGCACGGCGTTCGCGATCAACAAGAAGCACTTCAAGGACGCCGGGCTCGACCCGTCCAAGCCCCCGAAGACCTGGCGTGAGGTCGTCGAGTACGGCAAGGCGCTCAACAAGGCCGGGCACAAGCAGGCGTTCAACTTCCTCTACCTGCACTCCGGCTGGTACAGCCAGTGGTTCCAGACCCTGGCCAACCAGACCGGCGGGTCGATCCTGTCGGAGGACGGCAAGACCCCCGCGCTGCAATCGCCCGGCACCAAGGCGGCGATGAACCTGTGGGTCGAGCTGGCCCGCACCTCCGGCATCGCCGACCCCAAGACCTCCTCGCGGGACGCGACGGCGCCGTACCAGGACCTGGCGAGCGGCACGCAATCCATGGCGATCGTCTACCCGTGGGCGATGGAGCAGATCCAGCAGTCCAACCCCGACACCTACGCCGACCTGGCCGTGGTGCCGCTCCCCCAGGCCGACCCGGCCAAGCCGGTCAGCCGCGTGTACGGCTACTTCTGGGCGGTGAACAACGCGAGCAAGCAGAAGACCGAGGCGTGGAAGTTCATCTCCTACCTGGCGAGCCAGCACGACCGGTGGCTGAGCGACGTGAGCTTCGTCCAGCCGGTGACCGACTGGCAGTCCAGTGAGCCGGCCAAGAAGACGCCGTTCATCGACGTGATCGCGGCCGCCTACGCGCAGGGCCGCTACGACCAGGTCGGCCCGCACTGGAACGAGGTCCAGGACGTCATCCGCAAGGCGGTGGACGAGGCCGTGTTCGACGGCAGGCCGGTGGACGACGTGCTCAAGGAGGCCGACGAGTCGGTCCGGCGGAGCATCGGCTGACATGCCCACGATGACGCGGACCCCTTCGGGAACTTCGGGCACGGACGGCCGGGCCGCCCGCCGCCGGTTCCCGAAGGGCCCGGTCCGGGGCCGGGGGCGCCGGGTGAGCCGCAGGGACCTGGTCGGGGCGACGCTCTCCTTCCCCGCGCTGGCGCTCTTCGCGCTCTTCGCGATCTATCCGGGCCTGCGGGTGTTCTACCTCAGCCTGTTCGACTACAGCCTGACCAGCCCCGCGACGTTCGTCGGGCTGGAGAACTTCCGTTTCCTGGCCACGGACCCCCGCTTCCACGAGGCCCTGCTGAACTCGTTGTTCTACACGGTGGGGACCTACCTTCCCGCGCTGGTCCTGGCGCTCATGCTGGCCATGGCGCTGCACCGGCGCATGGCGGGCGGCGGCTGGATCCGCCTGCTGTACTTCCTGCCGGTGGCGACGAGCTGGGTGGCCATCTCAGTGGTCTGGCGTCTGGTCCTGCACCCGCACGGGCTGCTGAACCAGACGCTCGGCCTGGACGTGACGTGGCTGACCAGCTCGGCGGCGGCCCCGTGGGCGCTGGTGATCATGAGCGTCTGGAAGGAGACCGGCTTCTTCCTCATCCTGTTCCTCGCCGGGCTCTCCCGCCTGCCCCGCGAGGTCTTCGAGGCCGCCCAGGTGGACGGCGCGGGGGCCTGGCGGCGGTTCTGGCACATCACCTTCCCGCTGCTCAAGCCCGTCACGGCGATCTGCTCCGTCATGGCGATCATCCGCGGGCTCCAGGCGTTCAGCCCCCAGGTCGTGCTGACCGACGGCGGGTTCGGCACCGAGGTGGTCAACCTGTTCGTCTACAAGACCGCGTTCGAGAACGCCCGCATGGGCCGGGCCAGTGCGGTGGCGGTGTTCATGTTCTTCGTCCTGATCTGCGTGACCCTGGCCCAGCTCCGCCTCTTCCGCAGGGAGGACGCGTGACCGCCCTCGCCCGGACCGGCCGGGTGCTGCGCTGGGCGGCGGTGACCGCGGGCGGCCTCGCGTTCGCGGCGGTCCTGGCCTACGCGGCGGTGTCGGCGGTCAAGCCGGCGGGCGAGGTGCTCGCCGTGCCGTTGAGCTGGCTGCCGAGCAGCGTCGAGTGGCACAACATCGTGCTGCCCTTCACCGAGACGCCGTTCGCCCGCTACTTCGGCAACAGCGTGTTCGTCGGCGTCACGGTGACGCTGCTGAACGTCGTCACCTGCACGCTCGCCGGGTACAGCTTCTCGAAGTTCAGCTACCCCGGCCGCAACGTCGCGTTCGTCGTCGTGCTCGCCACGCTGATGGTGCCGCTCGAGGTCATCTACGTGCCCCTGTACGCGCTGATCTACGACCTCGGATGGGTCAACAGCTTCGCCGGGCTGATCGTCCCCGCGGGCACCAGCGCGTTCGGCATCTTCCTGATGCGGCAGAGCATCGACACCATCCCCGACGAACTGCTGGAGGCGGCACGGATCGACGGCGCGGGGGTGCTGCGCAGCCTCGCGCGGATCGTCGTCCCGCTCGTGCGCGGCCCCATGGCGGCCCTGGCGCTGTTCATCTTCATGATGAACTGGGACAGCCACCTGTGGCCGCTGCTGGTCGCGGGCGACGACGACCACCGCACGCTGCCTGTCGGCCTCGCCGCCATGCAGGCCAACAACCTGGGCGCGAGCGGCGTGCCGATGATGATGGCCGCGGCGGTGCTGGCCATGCTGCCCACGGTGCTGCTGTTCCTGTCCCTGCAGCGGCGGTTCGTCGAGGGCGTGGCGATGAGCGCGGGCCTTCGATGACCGGCGGCTCCTCGCCCGGGGGGCCGGGCGTGCTGGTGGCCGTGGACAGCGGCCAGTCCAGCCTGCGGCTGGCCGTCCTCGGCTCGGGCGCGGTCCACGAGGCGCCCGGCTTCAGCTACTCGGCCGGCGATCCGGTCGCCGCGCTGACGCGGACCATCGGCGCGGCGTGGGAGGCCGCGGGCTCCCCCGGCCCCGTGGCCCGCGCCGTGCTCGGCCTGACCGGCCTGCCGTCCCGCCCCGAGGTGCGCGCCCGCCTCGCCGCGGCGATCGCGGCGCTGCTGGACGCCCGTGAGATCGTGCTGGCCGCCGACAACGTCACCGCGCACGCCGGGGGGCTGCCCGGCGGGCACGGCGTGGTGATGACGATCGGCACCGGGGTCGGCTGCCTCGCGGTCGACGCGGCCACGCGCACCGCGCGCCGCGTCGACGGGTGGGGCCACCTGTTCGGCGACGACGGCAGCGCCTTCGCCGTCGGCCGCGCGGGGATCGCCGCGGTGCTGCGCGCGGTGGACGGCCGCGGCCCGCGCACCGCGCTCGCCGGACCCGCCGGGCGGCGCTACGGCTCGGTCCACGAGATGACGTTCGCCCTCTACACCTCGCGCAACACCGTCGACGACACCGCCAGGTTCGCCCCCGAAGTGGTCGCGGCGGCCGAGGCGGGGGACGAGGTGGCCGACGGCATCGTCCGCGCGGCCGGGCACGCGCTGGCCCACACGGCCACGGCGGCGGTCGCCACGATCTCCGGCGACGACCCGGTCCCGCTGGCGCGCACGGGGCGGCTCGTCGAAGGGGACAGCCTGCTCGTCCGCACCTTCCTGACCGGCCTCGCCGCCGCCTGCCCGCGCGCGCGGCCCGTGCCCGCCGAGGGCACGTCCCTGGACGGCGCGCGCAGGCTCGCCACCGCGCCGGACCCCGGCGCCCAGGGTCTGCCCGTTCATATCTACCGAGGTTCGTGAATCATGCTGCCATTCCCATCGCGTTCGCTGGTCGTCTCCTGCCAGGCGACGGCGTCCAGTCCGCTGCGGGACCCCGACCCCATGGCCAGGATGGCCCGCGCCGCCGAGGAGGGCGGAGCCGTCGCGATCCGCGCCAACGGCCCCGCCGACGTGGCGGCGATCGCGCGCGCGGTCGCGATCCCGATCATCGGCATCAACAAGACCGGCGATCCGCGTGGCGTCTACATCACGCCCACCGCCGACGCCGCGGGCGAGGTCGTCGCCGCCGGGGCCAGGCTGGTGGCCGTCGACGGCACGACCCGGCCCCGGCCGGACGGCGCCACGCTCGCCGAGCAGATCGCGCGGATCCACGACGAGTACGGCGTGCCGGTCATGGCGGACGTGGACCACCACGAGGCGGGGCTCGCCGCCCGCGAGGCGGGCGCGGACATCGTCGCGACCACGCTGTCCGGCTACACGGGCCCTGGGCCCGTGCCCGAGGGCCCCGACCTGGAACTGGTCGCCTCGCTGGTCGCCGCGCTGGACTGCCCCGTGATCGCGGAGGGCCGGTACTGGACGCCCGAGCAGGCGCGCGAGGCCGTCGAGGCGGGCGCCTACGCGGTCGTCGTCGGCACGGCGATCACCAACCCCGGCGCGCTCACCGGCCGCTTCCGGCGGGCCCTTTCATGAG includes these proteins:
- a CDS encoding N-acetylmannosamine-6-phosphate 2-epimerase, which translates into the protein MLPFPSRSLVVSCQATASSPLRDPDPMARMARAAEEGGAVAIRANGPADVAAIARAVAIPIIGINKTGDPRGVYITPTADAAGEVVAAGARLVAVDGTTRPRPDGATLAEQIARIHDEYGVPVMADVDHHEAGLAAREAGADIVATTLSGYTGPGPVPEGPDLELVASLVAALDCPVIAEGRYWTPEQAREAVEAGAYAVVVGTAITNPGALTGRFRRALS
- a CDS encoding carbohydrate ABC transporter permease, translating into MTALARTGRVLRWAAVTAGGLAFAAVLAYAAVSAVKPAGEVLAVPLSWLPSSVEWHNIVLPFTETPFARYFGNSVFVGVTVTLLNVVTCTLAGYSFSKFSYPGRNVAFVVVLATLMVPLEVIYVPLYALIYDLGWVNSFAGLIVPAGTSAFGIFLMRQSIDTIPDELLEAARIDGAGVLRSLARIVVPLVRGPMAALALFIFMMNWDSHLWPLLVAGDDDHRTLPVGLAAMQANNLGASGVPMMMAAAVLAMLPTVLLFLSLQRRFVEGVAMSAGLR
- a CDS encoding ABC transporter substrate-binding protein, with translation MPRYRHYRRLSVIAATLVVGAGMTAACGGGDGGGGDGASTGTVKLSFWTHTHPPMIDLNKKLIAEYEKSHPNVKIEYQTIPNTEFGTKMLTSLSTGAGPDIINMDDNALRGEYIPKNLLAPVDPAGFGKSSAAEIEGGYVPGTLDGAKDAKGTLYGVPSEFNGTAFAINKKHFKDAGLDPSKPPKTWREVVEYGKALNKAGHKQAFNFLYLHSGWYSQWFQTLANQTGGSILSEDGKTPALQSPGTKAAMNLWVELARTSGIADPKTSSRDATAPYQDLASGTQSMAIVYPWAMEQIQQSNPDTYADLAVVPLPQADPAKPVSRVYGYFWAVNNASKQKTEAWKFISYLASQHDRWLSDVSFVQPVTDWQSSEPAKKTPFIDVIAAAYAQGRYDQVGPHWNEVQDVIRKAVDEAVFDGRPVDDVLKEADESVRRSIG
- a CDS encoding GntR family transcriptional regulator, coding for MSIEGSTDRTAETRARLLDLIDSLPAGERIPSERELAERWGVARMTLRKAIDRLVLDSLLERRHRRGTYTCRPRVPRHLTISSFTEEMTRRGVQASSRMLALKRTRASVEVSRRLRVPEGEPVIRFTRLRLGDGEPVAIETNYVPAVLFPGLTEADLDGSWYAVMSRRYGIDIIAGTAQVQPALPDERTAELLGIPPGQPCFSILTVVRDRNGRVVEYGDSVYRGDYYTITVELLPTVEARGAPRPPH
- a CDS encoding SRPBCC family protein, which gives rise to MSEAEHHNAHRWAGVLGWVSAGLGVLQVAAPDTVVRVIGAGDRPWARRVVRLIGLRELFHAAVLLGSRRPAPLVWTRVAGDAMDLALLGRLMAEREDGGRRRLAASTAAVTGITFADIVTAVRGGHEPGLPPHRLTNLRAAITVNRPRREVYRFWRDIENLPRFMIHLESVEPIAGGYSHWRAKGPAHKSVEWDAEIIEDQTEQLIAWRSVEGATVRNRGSVRFTDAPGGRGTEVRVDIDYDPPAGKVGLAFARLLGEHPQQQVCDDLRRFKQVMETGEVARSEGSPEGTRARRQLFQRPAQPVR
- a CDS encoding carbohydrate ABC transporter permease — encoded protein: MSRRDLVGATLSFPALALFALFAIYPGLRVFYLSLFDYSLTSPATFVGLENFRFLATDPRFHEALLNSLFYTVGTYLPALVLALMLAMALHRRMAGGGWIRLLYFLPVATSWVAISVVWRLVLHPHGLLNQTLGLDVTWLTSSAAAPWALVIMSVWKETGFFLILFLAGLSRLPREVFEAAQVDGAGAWRRFWHITFPLLKPVTAICSVMAIIRGLQAFSPQVVLTDGGFGTEVVNLFVYKTAFENARMGRASAVAVFMFFVLICVTLAQLRLFRREDA
- a CDS encoding N-acetylglucosamine kinase → MTGGSSPGGPGVLVAVDSGQSSLRLAVLGSGAVHEAPGFSYSAGDPVAALTRTIGAAWEAAGSPGPVARAVLGLTGLPSRPEVRARLAAAIAALLDAREIVLAADNVTAHAGGLPGGHGVVMTIGTGVGCLAVDAATRTARRVDGWGHLFGDDGSAFAVGRAGIAAVLRAVDGRGPRTALAGPAGRRYGSVHEMTFALYTSRNTVDDTARFAPEVVAAAEAGDEVADGIVRAAGHALAHTATAAVATISGDDPVPLARTGRLVEGDSLLVRTFLTGLAAACPRARPVPAEGTSLDGARRLATAPDPGAQGLPVHIYRGS
- a CDS encoding zinc-dependent alcohol dehydrogenase, which gives rise to MKANCWMGRNTVEVQDVPDPGILNPRDAVVRITSSAICGSDLHLYDGFVPTMKKGDVLGHEFMGEVVEVGPGVTTLRVGDRVVVPFPISCGGCLACENGLFSVCENSNPNAGMAEKLLGHSPAGIFGYSHMLGGYPGGQAQYARVPFADVGPIVVDDDLPDEKVLFLSDILPTGWMGAEMCEIKPGDVIAVWGAGPVGQFAVASALLMGAERVICIDRFSYRLQIAARAGAETINYEQTDVLDALRDMTAGRGPDACIDAVGMEAHYPVPAVHAYDRAKQATRAETDRPYALREAILACRNGGVVSVIGVYAGLIDKFPMGSFMNRSLTLRTGQCHVQRYMEPLLARIREGALDPSFVITHHLDLEDAPRGYEMFKHKENECNKVVLHPW